One genomic region from Pseudomonadota bacterium encodes:
- a CDS encoding Ni/Fe hydrogenase subunit alpha, translating to MTKIMINPITRLEGHGKIAIFLDDDGEVSNAYLQIPELRGFEKFCEGRPAEDMPQIMQRICGVCPEAHHLAATKALDNLFKVEPTSTAKKLRELLYSAFFVTDHATHFYILAGPDFIMGPESPPAERNILGVIGKVGVEIGKKVIQTRQQNHWVIQTIGGRGIHPVFGLPGGVSKMLSEENRAKTEEIAAQGVEFARFSLKIFEDLVLKNKEYLDMVLSDTYTHRTYYMGLVDENNKVNFYDGKVRVVDPNGKEFTKYSPAEYLDNLSERVEPWTYLKFPYLKKVGWKGFIDGETSGIYRATPLSRLNASDGMATPLAQEEYEKMYAALGGKPVHHTLATHWARLIELLFAAERMLELSRDPEITGPNIRNIPTETPVEGIGIVEAPRGTLTHHYITDEKGLIKKCNLIVGTTNNYAAMSLTIKKAAQGIIHKGTEITEGLLNRIELAWRAYDPCMGCATHTLPGELPIEISVYDADGTLIDAVKRF from the coding sequence ATGACTAAAATCATGATCAATCCTATCACCCGACTTGAAGGTCATGGGAAGATTGCAATATTCCTTGACGACGATGGAGAGGTTTCAAATGCATACCTCCAGATACCCGAGCTGAGAGGCTTCGAGAAATTCTGCGAAGGCCGTCCTGCTGAGGATATGCCTCAAATTATGCAACGAATATGCGGTGTCTGCCCCGAGGCGCACCACCTTGCTGCCACCAAGGCCTTAGATAATCTTTTTAAAGTTGAACCGACATCAACTGCCAAAAAACTTCGCGAACTCCTCTACAGTGCTTTTTTTGTAACAGACCATGCCACTCATTTTTACATTTTGGCTGGCCCTGATTTTATTATGGGGCCGGAATCCCCCCCTGCTGAAAGGAATATCCTGGGCGTTATCGGGAAAGTAGGAGTAGAGATAGGCAAGAAAGTAATCCAAACACGGCAACAAAACCATTGGGTCATTCAGACCATTGGCGGTAGAGGCATTCACCCTGTTTTCGGTTTACCTGGAGGCGTAAGCAAAATGCTCTCTGAAGAAAACCGGGCTAAAACTGAAGAAATAGCTGCACAGGGAGTGGAATTTGCAAGGTTCTCTTTGAAGATTTTTGAAGATCTGGTACTCAAGAACAAGGAGTATCTTGACATGGTGTTAAGCGATACCTATACCCATCGCACCTATTACATGGGACTTGTCGATGAAAATAACAAGGTCAATTTTTATGACGGCAAGGTCAGAGTGGTAGATCCTAACGGCAAGGAGTTTACAAAGTATTCACCAGCTGAATACCTTGATAATTTGTCCGAAAGAGTTGAACCATGGACATATTTGAAGTTCCCCTATTTGAAAAAAGTAGGATGGAAAGGTTTTATTGATGGAGAAACAAGCGGCATATATCGTGCAACCCCCCTATCCCGTCTTAACGCATCAGACGGCATGGCAACCCCGCTTGCACAGGAAGAGTATGAAAAAATGTATGCAGCTCTTGGCGGCAAGCCGGTGCATCACACGTTGGCTACTCACTGGGCAAGACTGATTGAGCTGCTGTTTGCGGCTGAAAGGATGCTTGAACTCAGCCGTGATCCTGAGATCACCGGGCCGAACATACGCAATATTCCAACAGAAACACCTGTTGAAGGAATTGGAATAGTAGAAGCGCCCCGCGGCACCCTGACCCACCATTACATAACTGATGAGAAAGGTCTTATAAAAAAATGTAACCTTATCGTAGGGACGACAAACAACTATGCGGCTATGTCCTTGACTATAAAGAAAGCTGCTCAGGGCATTATCCATAAGGGTACAGAAATAACAGAAGGACTGCTGAATCGAATCGAACTTGCCTGGCGGGCCTATGACCCATGCATGGGTTGTGCGACACACACCCTGCCCGGTGAGTTGCCCATAGAAATATCAGTATACGACGCTGACGGAACATTGATTGACGCAGTAAAGAGGTTTTGA